Proteins encoded together in one Quercus lobata isolate SW786 chromosome 3, ValleyOak3.0 Primary Assembly, whole genome shotgun sequence window:
- the LOC115979622 gene encoding uncharacterized protein LOC115979622, which yields MLTMFNAYFGSPYNEKDLEGHYTNLWTQINDVKSLLDQYGFSWDDAKQMVVASHQVWDVYIKAHPDSRGIILGEKSIDEVNDLCIIYAHTTADGRYGLSSHDIDFDDDIQAVNMVIFEVLVKGDYKSPANNDPLRINWTREMVHYIMVLMSEQLHRGNKALKQLPREI from the exons ATGCTGACCATGTTCAATGCCTATTTTGGATCCCCATATAATGAAAAGGACTTGGAAGGTCATTACACTAATTTGTGGACTCAAATCAATGATGTAAAGAGTCTGCTTGATCAGTATGGATTTTCATGGGATGATGCTAAACAAATGGTGGTTGCCAGTCATCAAGTTTGGGATGTCTACATCAAG GCTCATCCCGATTCCCGAGGAATAATTCTAGGGGAAAAAAGCATTGATGAAGTTAATGATTTGTGCATCATATATGCACATACAACAGCAGATGGAAGATACGGCCTATCTAGTCATGATATAGACTTTGATGATGACATTCAAGCAGTGAATATGG TTATTTTTGAAGTTCTAGTTAAAGGGGATTACAAATCCCCTGCTAATAATGATCCTTTGAGGATAAATTGGACAAGGGAAATGGTCCATTATATTATGGTCCTTATGTCAGAACAGTTGCACAGAGGGAATAAG GCCTTGAAGCAGTTGCCAAGAGAGATTTAA
- the LOC115979534 gene encoding TMV resistance protein N-like, which translates to MALMTSKRVTHQRKNFEVFLSFRGEDTRLCFTGYLYQALDRNGINTFIDDKLPRGENISEELLKIIENSMISIIVFSENYAFSTWCLDELVKIIECKKNDQMEVRPVFYNVDPSDVRNQKGKFGEALAKHEEKFKDNKKIQRWREALHEAANITGWHYNQCNPESHFIEDIVKEVSNARFNCSPLFVTRYPVGINSRVKAMLLDIESNDVHMVGIYGPGGIGKTTITKAIFNRIYDRFEGFSYLENIREKSMTSDGIIKLQETLLFEILGDRNLKVDNKDRGINVIKKSLCCKRILLVIDDVDNLEQIENLLGESDWFAYGSKIIITTRDKQVLSSFGKGHSTHKVQELNDDEALELFSMYAFRKNEPKKGYWELAHQFIRYGEGLPLVLKIMGADLCGRPKCEWKSALDQYKEIPNKEIQKKLKRSYDGLGETEQDIFLDIACFFKGLDKDYVVDILEGCNLYPIYGIKKLIDKCLIIVDRFNKLMMHGLIQQMGWEIVRQQSPKKPKKCSRIWRYEDAVSVLTEDEGSDEIQGIMLCSPEPIKKQFKVGFSKMKNLRLLIVRNVHICGDLEYLPNALRLLDWNEYPSSSLPSTFCPHKIVALKMPQSNIRLDKLLKSLQSKTLKYMDFRSCKYITKLPDLSTSTPNLKELVLSDCNNLVEVHQSVGRLDKLVVWNLKGCSELQLLPDCLMMKSLEYFNVLYCSKLKKFPNIHSKMKRLKYLEMGETSISVLPPSFGNLTLLRTILFGSFDHMLHLPSSIYELQHLSDLGLYGTVIFPKDFNYIFPSLIKLTLSFFEIRYEVDFILTSCCTHTLKYLYIYNSNVVTLPEKILGFTSLHTLHIEGCKLLQKIPRLPRSITKVHALNCISLDSQSSSELSNQFEGILGHSLSFSSFGGFKKTCRHFSQEYAFRNSDEDECNGLWFSSSDFSVLVTEFHQRETKYLNSDLEDTRCGYEIVVPGNMIPLSYTEQSGGSISFWIGSEFHTLALCFAFGMPKGINYSYVCDVHISINGFKRELKSQLFEEMNIDHLWFYFIPESSLQQLFIDLNLDSRNFVKVLCRISCWTSESTKLPPIIRRCGVRVICSCGDRHIRRWAANDDLDFNPYPLQSISTISSFP; encoded by the exons ATGGCTCTTATGACCAGCAAAAGAGTCACCCACCAACGCAAGAACTTTGAAGTCTTCTTAAGTTTTAGAGGTGAAGATACCCGCCTTTGTTTTACAGGTTATTTGTATCAGGCTTTGGATCGTAATGGTATTAATACCTTCATTGATGATAAACTCCCAAGGGGAGAAAACATTTCTGAGGAACTTCTCAAGATTATTGAAAACTCAATGATTTCAATAATTgtattttctgaaaattatgcattttccaCCTGGTGTTTGGATGAACTTGTCAAGATTATCGAGTGTAAGAAGAATGACCAAATGGAGGTGCGACCAGTTTTTTACAACGTGGATCCATCAGATGTACGTAACCAAAAGGGAAAATTTGGGGAAGCCCTAGctaaacatgaagaaaaatttaaggATAATAAGAAGATTCAGAGGTGGAGAGAAGCTCTACATGAAGCAGCTAATATAACTGGTTGGCACTACAATCAATG CAACCCTGAATCCCATTTTATTGAAGACATTGTCAAAGAAGTCTCAAATGCTAGATTCAATTGCTCGCCATTATTTGTTACTAGATATCCAGTTGGAATAAATTCTCGTGTAAAAGCCATGCTTTTAGATATTGAGTCAAATGATGTTCACATGGTAGGGATCTATGGCCCTGGTGGAATAGGTAAGACCACAATTACAAAAGctatttttaatagaatttatGATCGTTTTGAAGGATTTAGCTATCTAGAGAACATCAGAGAAAAGTCAATGACAAGTGATGGCATAATCAAACTACAAGAAACACTTCTTTTTGAGATCTTAGGGGATAGAAATTTGAAGGTGGACAACAAAGATAGAGGAATCAATGTTATAAAGAAAAGCCTTTGTTGTAAGAGGATTCTTTTAGTTATTGATGATGTGGATAATTTggaacaaatagaaaatttgctTGGAGAATCTGATTGGTTTGCTTATGGGAGTAAAATCATTATAACAACAAGAGACAAACAAGTGCTATCTAGTTTTGGAAAAGGTCATTCAACCCACAAGGTTCAAGAACTAAATGATGATGAAGCTCTCGAACTCTTTAGTATGTATGCCTTCCGTAAAAATGAACCTAAGAAAGGTTATTGGGAACTTGCCCACCAATTTATACGCTATGGCGAAGGTCTTCCATTAGTTCTAAAAATAATGGGTGCAGATTTATGTGGAAGGCCTAAATGTGAATGGAAAAGTGCATTAGATCAGTATAAAGAAATTCCTAACAAAGAAATTCagaaaaaactcaaaagaaGTTATGATGGATTGGGCGAAACTGAACAAGATATTTTCcttgatattgcatgtttctttaaGGGACTTGATAAGGATTATGTTGTCGATATACTAGAAGGTTGCAATTTATACCCAATTTATGGtattaaaaaacttattgaTAAGTGTCTCATAATTGTTGATCGATTTAACAAATTGATGATGCATGGCTTAATTCAACAAATGGGTTGGGAAATCGTTCGACAACAATCaccaaaaaagcccaaaaaatgtAGTAGGATATGGCGTTATGAGGATGCTGTTAGCGTGCTAACTGAAGATGAG GGATCGGATGAAATTCAAGGCATAATGTTGTGCTCGCCTGAACCAATAAAGAAGCAATTCAAAGTTGGATTTTCTAAGATGAAGAATCTCAGGTTGCTTATAGTTCGCAATGTACACATTTGTGGAGATCTTGAATATCTTCCTAACGCATTAAGGTTGCTTGATTGGAATGAATATCCTTCATCTTCCTTGCCATCCACTTTTTGTCCTCACAAAATCGTTGCACTTAAGATGCCACAGAGCAACATTAGATTGGACAAGCTTCTCAAG aGCTTACAATCCAAAACCCTGAAATATATGGATTTTCGCTCTTGTAAATACATTACGAAATTACCGGACTTATCAACGTCCACCCCAAACCTAAAAGAATTGGTTCTTTCTGATTGTAATAATTTAGTGGAGGTTCATCAATCTGTTGGACGTCTTGATAAGCTTGTAGTATGGAACCTCAAGGGTTGCTCTGAACTTCAACTTCTTCCAGATTGCCTCATGATGAAATCTCTtgaatattttaatgttttatacTGCTCAAAGCTTAAGAAGTTCCCTAACATTCATTCAAAGATGAAAAGATTAAAGTATTTAGAAATGGGAGAGACTAGTATTAGTGTGTTGCCACCATCATTTGGGAATCTCACTCTGCTCAGGACCATACTCTTCGGTTCCTTTGACCATATGTTACATCTTCCAAGTAGCATCTATGAATTGCAACATCTTTCCGATCTTGGTCTTTATGGCACTGTCATATTTCCAAAGgatttcaattatatatttcCAAGCTTGATCAAACTAACACTAAGCTTTTTTGAAATTCGTTATGAAgtagattttattttgacttcGTGTTGCACCCACACATTGaaatatttatacatatacAATAGCAATGTTGTTACCCTCCCAGAAAAAATTCTCGGTTTTACTAGTTTACATACACTTCATATTGAGGGGTGCAAATTGCTTCAGAAAATTCCAAGGCTTCCACGAAGCATAACAAAAGTACATGCATTAAACTGCATATCCTTGGATTCACAATCATCAAGCGAATTATCGaatcag TTCGAAGGAATTTTAGGACATTCACTAAGTTTTTCAAGTTTCGGAGGGTTCAAGAAAACCTGCAGGCACTTCTCCCAAGAATACGCTTTCAGGAATTCTGATGAAGATGAGTGTAACGGATTATGGTTCTCCTCATCTGACTTCTCTGTACTTGTAACTGAATTCCATCAACGTGAAACTAAATACTTGAATTCTGATCTTGAAGACACTAGATGTGGCTATGAAATTGTTGTACCAGGGAATATGATTCCATTGTCGTACACGGAACAGAGTGGAGGTTCCATATCATTTTGGATTGGATCAGAATTTCACACACTTGCTCTCTGCTTTGCTTTTGGTATGCCGAAGGGAATTAATTACAGTTATGTTTGTGATGTCCACATTTCCATCAATGGTTTCAAACGGGAGCTCAAATCGCAACTCTTTGAAGAAATGAACATTGATCAtctgtggttttattttataccTGAAAGCTCATTGCAGCAGTTATTCATAGACTTGAATCTAGATTCCCGGAATTTTGTTAAGGTTTTATGTAGAATCTCTTGTTGGACTAGTGAAAGCACAAAATTGCCTCCTATAATTAGAAGGTGCGGGGTTCGTGTAATTTGCAGTTGCGGTGATAGACATATTCGGCGGTGGGCGGCAAATGATGACCTTGACTTCAATCCATATCCACTTCAATCCATATCCACTATATCCTCGTTTCCATAG